Proteins encoded in a region of the Nevskiales bacterium genome:
- the uvrB gene encoding excinuclease ABC subunit UvrB: MPRTASYRDESGFALKADWKPAGDQPEAIRALVRGLHDGLSHQTLLGVTGSGKTYTVANVIQQVQRPTLVLAPNKTLAAQLYGEFREFFPDNAVEYFVSYYDYYQPEAYVPSTDTYIEKDSSINEQIEQMRLSATKALMERPDAIIVATVSAIYGLGDPELYFQMVLHLVKGDRINQRELLRRLTELQYTRNDLDLARGTYRVRGETIDVHPAESDTEAVRIELFDDEIESLSYFDPLTGALLRKVPQLTIFHGSHYVTPRSRLLDALDQIRAELRERLEQLKQAGKLLEAQRLEQRTTFDLEMIQEIGYCSGIENYSRYLSGRKPGEPPPCLLDYLPQNALVVIDESHVTVPQLGAMYKGDRSRKETLVEYGFRLPSALDNRPLRFDEFERIVPQVIFVSATPGPYELQKSGQVVDQVVRPTGLVDPEVEVRPASTQVDDLLSEIRIRAEKNERVLVTTLTKKMAEDLTDYLFENGVRVRYLHSDIDTVERSEILRDLRLGQFDVLVGINLLREGLDLPEVSLVAVLDADKEGFLRSERSLIQTIGRCARNLHGRAILYADTVTDSMQRAIGETERRRARQQAYNKAHGITPRSIEKAVADVMHSGYEDYRQQSAQQAGAQAGRGRGRGVKVAEAAAKYAAMTPQQLSKLIQKLEKEMYQHARDLEFELAAAKRDELRRVREAALEMPVKRA; this comes from the coding sequence ATGCCCAGAACCGCTTCCTACCGCGATGAATCCGGGTTTGCGCTGAAGGCCGACTGGAAGCCCGCCGGCGACCAGCCGGAGGCCATTCGCGCGCTGGTGCGCGGGCTCCACGATGGGCTTTCGCACCAGACCCTGCTGGGGGTGACCGGCTCCGGCAAGACCTACACCGTCGCCAATGTCATCCAGCAGGTCCAGCGGCCGACGCTGGTGCTGGCGCCGAACAAGACCCTGGCGGCGCAGCTGTATGGTGAGTTCCGCGAGTTCTTCCCGGACAACGCGGTCGAGTACTTCGTTTCCTACTACGACTACTACCAGCCCGAGGCCTACGTCCCCTCCACGGACACCTATATCGAGAAGGACAGCTCGATCAATGAGCAGATCGAGCAGATGCGCCTGTCGGCCACCAAGGCGCTGATGGAGCGCCCGGACGCGATCATTGTCGCCACCGTTTCGGCGATCTACGGCCTGGGCGATCCGGAGCTGTATTTCCAGATGGTGCTGCACCTGGTCAAGGGCGACCGCATCAACCAGCGCGAGCTGCTGCGCCGGCTCACCGAGCTGCAGTACACGCGCAACGACCTCGACCTCGCGCGCGGCACCTACCGGGTGCGCGGCGAGACCATCGACGTGCACCCGGCCGAGTCCGATACCGAGGCGGTGCGCATCGAGCTGTTCGACGACGAGATCGAGTCGCTGAGCTACTTCGACCCGCTGACCGGCGCGCTGCTGCGCAAGGTGCCGCAGCTGACCATTTTCCACGGCAGCCACTACGTCACCCCGCGCAGCCGCCTGCTGGACGCGCTCGACCAGATCCGCGCGGAGCTGCGCGAGCGGCTGGAGCAGTTGAAGCAGGCCGGCAAGCTGCTGGAGGCGCAGCGGCTGGAGCAGCGCACGACCTTCGACCTCGAGATGATCCAGGAGATCGGCTACTGCTCCGGCATCGAGAACTACTCGCGCTACCTGTCCGGGCGCAAGCCGGGCGAGCCGCCGCCCTGCCTGCTCGACTATCTGCCACAGAATGCGCTGGTGGTGATCGACGAAAGCCACGTGACCGTGCCGCAGCTCGGCGCCATGTACAAGGGCGACCGCTCGCGCAAGGAAACGCTGGTCGAGTACGGTTTTCGCCTGCCCTCGGCGCTGGACAACCGGCCGCTGCGCTTCGACGAGTTCGAGCGCATCGTGCCGCAGGTGATCTTCGTCTCCGCCACGCCGGGACCCTACGAGCTGCAGAAGTCGGGGCAGGTGGTCGACCAGGTGGTGCGCCCGACCGGCCTGGTGGACCCCGAGGTCGAGGTGCGGCCGGCGAGCACGCAGGTGGACGACCTCTTGTCCGAGATCCGCATCCGTGCGGAGAAGAACGAGCGCGTGCTGGTCACCACTCTCACCAAGAAGATGGCCGAGGACCTGACCGACTACCTGTTCGAGAACGGCGTGCGCGTGCGCTATCTGCACTCGGACATCGACACGGTCGAACGCTCGGAGATCCTGCGCGACCTGCGCCTGGGGCAGTTCGACGTGCTGGTCGGCATCAACCTGCTGCGCGAGGGCCTGGACCTGCCGGAGGTGTCGCTGGTGGCGGTCCTGGACGCCGACAAGGAAGGCTTCCTGCGCTCCGAGCGCTCGCTGATCCAGACCATCGGCCGCTGCGCCCGCAACCTGCACGGCCGCGCGATCCTCTACGCGGATACGGTGACCGACTCGATGCAGCGCGCCATCGGCGAGACCGAGCGCCGCCGCGCCAGACAGCAGGCCTATAACAAGGCTCACGGCATCACCCCGCGCAGCATCGAGAAGGCCGTGGCCGACGTCATGCACAGCGGCTACGAGGATTATCGTCAGCAGTCCGCTCAGCAGGCCGGCGCGCAGGCGGGCAGGGGACGCGGCCGCGGGGTGAAAGTGGCCGAAGCCGCGGCAAAGTACGCCGCGATGACCCCGCAGCAGCTGTCGAAGCTGATCCAGAAGCTGGAGAAGGAGATGTACCAGCACGCCCGCGACCTGGAATTCGAGCTGGCGGCAGCCAAGCGCGACGAGCTGCGGCGGGTTCGGGAGGCGGCGCTGGAGATGCCGGTGAAACGGGCCTGA
- the infC gene encoding translation initiation factor IF-3, giving the protein MEDLGISEKHDRRNEEISAPRLRVIGPDGAQLGILSRFEAIDKALEAGMDLVEISPNADPPVAKIMDYGKYLYQKDKQQALARKKQKQIQVKEVKFRPGTDEGDYKVKLRKVNEFLEEGDKVKITLRFRGRELAHPELGMALIDRIRNELAAITVVEQFPRLEGKMMVMVLAPKK; this is encoded by the coding sequence CTGGAGGACTTGGGTATTTCCGAGAAACATGATCGGCGCAATGAGGAGATCAGCGCGCCAAGGCTGAGGGTCATTGGCCCAGACGGTGCCCAGCTGGGGATCCTTTCCCGCTTCGAAGCGATCGACAAGGCGCTCGAGGCCGGGATGGATCTGGTGGAGATTTCACCGAACGCGGATCCGCCCGTGGCCAAGATCATGGACTACGGCAAGTACCTGTACCAGAAAGACAAGCAGCAGGCGCTGGCGCGCAAGAAGCAGAAGCAGATCCAGGTCAAGGAAGTGAAGTTCCGTCCGGGCACCGACGAAGGCGATTACAAGGTCAAGCTGCGCAAGGTGAACGAATTCCTGGAAGAGGGCGACAAAGTCAAGATCACATTGCGCTTCCGCGGTCGCGAGCTGGCCCATCCCGAGCTGGGAATGGCGCTGATTGACCGGATCCGCAACGAGCTGGCCGCCATCACCGTGGTCGAGCAGTTCCCGCGGCTCGAGGGCAAGATGATGGTGATGGTGCTGGCGCCGAAGAAGTAA
- the pheS gene encoding phenylalanine--tRNA ligase subunit alpha: protein MEALEALLEESLAAIAQAPDLRTLDDIRVRLLGKKGEITARLKALSVLAPDARKAAGAEVNAARDRLAAAIEDRHGLLLRAEIEQKLRAEALDVTLPGRGEMPGGLHPVTRTLARMTSLFRAMGFQVEEGPEIEDDYHNFEALNIPPEHPARAMHDTFYVDGGRLLLRTHTSPVQIRVMREQKPPIRIIAPGRVYRTDYDRTHSPMFHQVEGLYVAEDVSLADLKADLQNFLRAFFERELELRFRPSFFPFTEPSAEVDISDGRGGWLEVGGCGMVHPKVLENVGIDAERYTGYAFGMGVERMAMLRYGVDDLRQFFNNDLRFLRQFA from the coding sequence ATGGAAGCCCTGGAGGCATTGCTGGAGGAGTCGCTGGCCGCCATCGCCCAGGCGCCGGACCTGCGCACGCTCGACGACATCCGCGTGCGCCTGCTGGGCAAAAAGGGCGAGATCACGGCGCGACTCAAGGCGCTATCGGTGCTCGCGCCGGACGCGCGCAAGGCGGCCGGCGCCGAGGTCAATGCCGCCCGCGACCGGCTGGCGGCCGCCATCGAAGACCGCCATGGCCTGCTGCTGCGCGCCGAGATCGAGCAGAAGCTGCGGGCCGAGGCGCTGGACGTGACCCTGCCGGGTCGCGGCGAGATGCCCGGCGGGCTGCACCCGGTGACCCGTACCCTGGCGCGCATGACATCGCTGTTCCGCGCCATGGGCTTCCAGGTCGAGGAAGGCCCCGAGATCGAGGACGACTACCACAACTTCGAGGCGCTCAACATCCCGCCCGAGCATCCGGCGCGCGCCATGCACGACACCTTCTACGTGGACGGCGGCCGTCTGCTGCTGCGGACGCACACATCGCCGGTGCAGATCCGGGTGATGCGGGAGCAGAAACCGCCGATCCGCATCATTGCACCGGGCCGCGTGTATCGCACCGACTACGATCGCACGCACAGCCCGATGTTCCACCAGGTCGAGGGCCTTTACGTCGCCGAGGACGTGAGCCTGGCCGACCTCAAGGCCGACTTGCAGAATTTCCTGCGCGCGTTCTTCGAGCGCGAGCTGGAGCTGCGCTTCCGGCCTTCGTTCTTCCCCTTCACCGAGCCGTCGGCCGAGGTGGATATCTCCGACGGCCGCGGCGGCTGGTTGGAGGTCGGCGGCTGCGGCATGGTGCATCCGAAGGTACTGGAAAACGTCGGTATCGATGCCGAGCGCTATACCGGCTACGCCTTCGGTATGGGTGTGGAGCGCATGGCCATGCTGCGCTATGGCGTGGACGACCTGCGCCAGTTCTTCAACAACGACCTGCGCTTCCTGCGCCAGTTCGCGTAA
- the rpmI gene encoding 50S ribosomal protein L35, protein MPKLKTNRGAAKRFRATGKGGFKRGQSHKRHILTKKSAKRKRQLGNVMQVDKTDVKRVRQMLPYA, encoded by the coding sequence ATGCCAAAACTCAAGACCAATCGCGGCGCCGCCAAGCGCTTTCGGGCCACCGGCAAGGGCGGCTTCAAGCGTGGACAGTCGCACAAACGCCATATCCTGACCAAGAAATCCGCCAAGCGTAAGCGCCAGCTGGGCAATGTCATGCAAGTGGACAAGACCGACGTCAAGCGCGTGCGCCAGATGCTGCCGTACGCGTGA
- a CDS encoding pyridoxal phosphate-dependent aminotransferase translates to MEIKLSQRVQRIKPSPTLAVTARAAELQAAGKDIVGLGAGEPDFDTPEHIKEAAIKAIRDGFTKYTAVGGTPGLKQAIVQKFERDNGLKYTPKQVLVSCGGKQSFFNLCQALLSEGDEVIIPAPFWVSYPDMVLLADGKPVIVSTTMEQGFKLSPAQLETAITPRTRLLVINSPSNPTGKAYTKAELAALADVLLRHPQVLVATDDMYEPINWVEGGFSNILNACPDLYERTIVLNGVSKAYSMTGWRIGYCAGPVKLITAMTDIQSQSTSNPTSISQKAAEAALLGDQGCVAQMCAAFKQRHDWLVDALNRLPGVKCIPSDGTFYALPSFHAAMARLGLKDDLELGELLIEKAGVALVPGSAFGAPGHMRLSFATSQANLEKAVSRIAGVL, encoded by the coding sequence TTGGAAATCAAGCTGTCGCAACGGGTTCAGCGCATCAAGCCCTCGCCCACCCTCGCGGTCACCGCGCGCGCGGCCGAGCTGCAGGCCGCCGGCAAGGACATCGTCGGCCTGGGCGCCGGCGAGCCGGACTTCGACACCCCCGAGCACATCAAGGAGGCGGCGATCAAGGCGATCCGCGACGGCTTCACCAAGTATACCGCCGTCGGCGGCACGCCCGGCCTCAAGCAGGCCATCGTGCAGAAGTTCGAGCGCGACAACGGGCTCAAGTACACGCCCAAGCAGGTCCTGGTGTCCTGCGGCGGCAAGCAGAGTTTCTTCAACCTGTGCCAGGCGCTGCTGTCCGAGGGCGACGAGGTCATCATCCCGGCGCCGTTCTGGGTGTCCTACCCGGATATGGTGCTGCTGGCGGACGGCAAGCCCGTCATCGTCAGCACCACCATGGAACAGGGCTTCAAGCTCAGCCCGGCGCAGCTGGAGACCGCGATCACCCCGCGCACGCGCCTGCTGGTGATCAACAGCCCGTCCAACCCGACCGGAAAGGCCTATACCAAAGCCGAGCTGGCGGCGCTGGCCGATGTGCTGCTCAGACACCCGCAGGTGCTGGTCGCGACCGACGACATGTACGAGCCGATCAACTGGGTCGAGGGCGGCTTCAGCAACATCCTCAACGCCTGCCCTGATCTGTACGAGCGGACCATCGTGCTCAACGGCGTGTCGAAGGCCTATTCGATGACCGGCTGGCGCATCGGCTACTGCGCCGGCCCGGTCAAGCTCATCACGGCGATGACCGACATCCAGTCACAGAGCACCTCCAACCCGACCTCGATCTCGCAGAAAGCGGCCGAGGCCGCCCTGCTCGGCGACCAGGGCTGCGTGGCGCAGATGTGCGCCGCCTTCAAGCAGCGCCACGACTGGCTGGTGGACGCACTGAACCGGCTGCCGGGGGTGAAATGCATCCCCTCGGACGGCACCTTCTACGCCCTGCCCAGCTTCCACGCCGCCATGGCCAGGCTCGGCCTCAAAGACGATCTCGAGTTGGGCGAACTGCTGATCGAGAAGGCCGGCGTCGCGCTGGTCCCGGGCTCCGCCTTCGGCGCACCCGGGCACATGCGGCTGTCCTTCGCCACCAGCCAGGCCAACCTGGAGAAGGCGGTTTCGCGCATCGCGGGCGTGCTCTGA
- the thrS gene encoding threonine--tRNA ligase, protein MPLITFPDGQQRSFEAPVTGLEIAQGISPSLAKKSVVIKVNGELWDLTRPISADARVELVTRDSPEALEVYRHDAAHVLAQAVQELFPGTQITFGPATETGFYYDFVRDEPFTEADLAQIEARMKEIVKRDLPIRREVWDRARAIEHFKKAGESYKAEWIQEGIAPDAEISIYRQGDQWLDLCTGPHLPSTGRLGTAFKLMKVSGAYWRGDRNNAQLQRIYGTAFPSEQQLKDYLKALEEAEKRDHRKLGRKLDFFHLQEESPGMVFWHDKGWLIYTEIQDYLRRLLRAHGYQEVRTPEIVSRSLWEKSGHWDKFRAEMFTTNSEERDFAVKPMNCPCHVQIYNHGLRSYRDLPLRMAEFGSCHRNEPSGALHGLMRVRAFTQDDAHIFCTEEQVLPEVSAFIDLLFRVYRDFGFDDVQIKLSTRPAQRVGSDESWDRAEKALEDALNRKGLHWQLQPGEGAFYGPKIEFSLKDCLGRVWQCGTIQLDFSMPERLGAEYVAEDNSRKVPVMLHRAILGSLERFIGILIEHHAGAMPLWLAPVQAVVLNITDRQADYAREVAKTLGFRGLRVETDLRNEKIGFKIREHTIQKVPYLVVVGDQEVESQTVAVRTRGGENRGSMTVDELAGLLAAEIASRGR, encoded by the coding sequence ATGCCTTTAATTACCTTCCCCGACGGCCAGCAGCGCAGCTTCGAGGCGCCGGTCACCGGCCTCGAGATCGCGCAGGGCATCTCGCCCTCGCTGGCCAAGAAATCCGTGGTCATCAAGGTCAACGGCGAGCTCTGGGATCTGACCCGCCCGATCAGCGCCGACGCCCGCGTCGAGCTCGTGACCCGCGACAGTCCCGAGGCGCTGGAGGTTTACCGGCACGACGCCGCACACGTGCTGGCGCAGGCGGTGCAGGAGCTGTTCCCCGGTACCCAGATCACCTTCGGTCCTGCCACCGAGACCGGTTTCTACTACGACTTCGTGCGCGACGAGCCCTTCACCGAGGCCGACCTGGCGCAGATCGAGGCGCGGATGAAGGAAATCGTCAAGCGCGACCTGCCGATCCGGCGCGAGGTCTGGGACCGCGCCCGGGCCATCGAGCATTTCAAGAAGGCCGGCGAAAGCTACAAGGCCGAGTGGATCCAGGAAGGCATCGCCCCGGACGCGGAGATCTCCATCTACCGCCAGGGCGACCAGTGGCTGGACCTGTGCACCGGCCCGCACCTGCCGTCCACCGGCCGGCTCGGCACCGCCTTCAAGCTGATGAAGGTGTCCGGCGCCTACTGGCGCGGCGACCGCAACAACGCGCAGCTGCAGCGCATCTACGGTACCGCTTTCCCCAGCGAGCAGCAGCTGAAGGACTACCTGAAGGCGCTGGAGGAGGCCGAGAAGCGCGACCATCGCAAGCTGGGTCGCAAGCTGGACTTCTTCCATCTGCAGGAAGAATCCCCGGGCATGGTGTTCTGGCACGACAAGGGCTGGCTGATCTACACCGAAATCCAGGACTACCTCCGCCGGCTGCTGCGCGCACATGGTTACCAGGAAGTCCGTACGCCGGAGATCGTCAGCCGCAGCTTGTGGGAGAAGTCAGGGCACTGGGACAAGTTCCGCGCCGAGATGTTCACCACGAACTCCGAGGAGCGGGACTTCGCGGTCAAGCCGATGAACTGCCCCTGCCACGTGCAGATCTATAACCACGGCCTGCGCAGCTACCGCGACCTGCCACTGCGCATGGCCGAGTTCGGCTCCTGCCACCGCAATGAGCCGTCCGGCGCGCTGCACGGCCTGATGCGTGTGCGCGCCTTCACCCAGGACGACGCGCACATCTTCTGCACCGAGGAACAGGTGCTGCCCGAGGTGTCGGCCTTCATCGATCTGCTGTTCCGGGTCTATCGGGACTTCGGCTTCGACGACGTGCAGATCAAGCTGTCCACCCGCCCGGCGCAGCGGGTGGGCTCGGACGAGAGCTGGGATCGCGCCGAGAAAGCGCTCGAGGACGCCCTCAACCGGAAGGGCCTGCACTGGCAGCTGCAGCCGGGCGAGGGTGCCTTCTACGGCCCCAAGATCGAGTTCTCGCTGAAGGACTGCCTCGGCCGGGTCTGGCAGTGCGGCACCATCCAGCTGGACTTCTCCATGCCGGAGCGCCTGGGTGCCGAGTACGTGGCCGAGGACAACAGCCGCAAGGTGCCGGTCATGCTGCACCGGGCTATCCTCGGCTCGCTAGAGCGTTTCATCGGCATCCTGATCGAACACCACGCCGGCGCCATGCCGCTGTGGCTGGCGCCGGTCCAGGCCGTCGTCCTGAACATCACCGACCGCCAGGCCGATTACGCGCGGGAAGTGGCCAAAACCCTCGGATTCCGCGGTCTGAGGGTCGAAACCGACTTGAGAAACGAGAAAATAGGCTTTAAAATTCGCGAGCATACGATTCAAAAGGTTCCCTACCTGGTCGTGGTGGGTGACCAGGAAGTCGAATCGCAGACGGTGGCCGTGCGCACGCGCGGTGGCGAAAACCGGGGCTCGATGACCGTGGACGAGCTGGCCGGACTCCTCGCCGCCGAGATTGCGAGCCGCGGCCGCTAG
- a CDS encoding DUF4403 family protein has translation MSIRRLAGLGVLLLVLAAAAYWLLPAYVLPPMDISRRPAGQAEPVATTAPVTSYVFIPLALSVDNIKRLVRERLSGKLLTSNLKVPGRQLQVSIERNGTLALWVRDAELHMVLPIRFRTRGDLDAKGELTIFTRASFDVSPEWQPQVDARSTFRWDWQPRVGVWPFRFRIGSLLAPHIQAALDKGADDFSAQAAGLYNLRSIADAGWQRLHGAHLLDAASQTWLNIQPRELYLEPITSDGQEVRLNVWMGGELGLSQGAEPAPGEALPLPSLRRGAPPSKGITLSAPVTVAYERMRASLRDALLGKALPASNGASLVLTEIDLYGADPDAVVALGFEGRRPGSALPVRGRVYLTGKPAYDAASQTLSLRALRVTEPRLNPLTRHARWVVEEAATWAAEIERRTSWDVAPLLGEQRQRLDTLLNRTVDRRFDLWGKVTDVAVTGARAQLQGILLQTQVRGDLELLFVP, from the coding sequence GTGTCGATCCGTCGGCTAGCAGGGCTGGGTGTGTTGCTGCTGGTGCTGGCCGCAGCGGCCTATTGGCTGCTGCCGGCCTATGTGCTGCCGCCGATGGACATCAGCCGCAGACCGGCCGGGCAGGCCGAGCCGGTGGCGACGACCGCGCCCGTCACTTCCTACGTGTTCATCCCGCTGGCGCTGTCGGTGGACAACATCAAGCGGCTGGTCCGCGAGCGGCTCTCGGGCAAGCTGCTGACCAGCAACCTCAAGGTTCCCGGCCGCCAGCTGCAGGTATCGATCGAGCGCAACGGCACGCTGGCGCTGTGGGTGCGCGACGCCGAGCTGCACATGGTGCTGCCGATCCGGTTCCGCACCCGCGGCGACCTCGACGCCAAGGGTGAGCTGACCATCTTCACCCGCGCCAGCTTCGACGTCAGCCCGGAATGGCAGCCGCAGGTGGATGCCCGTTCGACCTTCCGCTGGGACTGGCAGCCGCGCGTCGGGGTGTGGCCGTTCCGCTTCCGCATCGGTAGCCTGCTGGCGCCGCACATCCAGGCTGCGCTTGACAAGGGCGCCGACGATTTCAGCGCGCAGGCGGCCGGGCTTTACAACCTGCGCTCGATCGCCGACGCCGGCTGGCAGCGTCTGCACGGCGCACACTTGCTGGACGCCGCGTCGCAGACCTGGCTCAACATCCAGCCGCGCGAGCTTTATCTGGAGCCGATTACCAGCGATGGCCAGGAGGTGCGGCTGAACGTCTGGATGGGCGGAGAACTCGGGCTCTCGCAGGGCGCAGAACCGGCCCCGGGCGAGGCGTTACCGCTGCCATCGCTGCGTCGCGGCGCGCCGCCATCGAAGGGGATCACGCTGTCGGCGCCGGTCACCGTGGCCTATGAACGCATGCGGGCCAGCCTGCGCGACGCCCTGCTGGGCAAGGCCCTGCCGGCCTCGAATGGCGCGAGTCTGGTGCTGACCGAGATCGATCTTTACGGGGCCGATCCTGACGCGGTGGTGGCCCTGGGCTTCGAAGGCCGCCGGCCGGGCAGCGCCTTGCCGGTACGCGGGCGCGTGTATCTGACCGGCAAGCCCGCCTACGACGCGGCCAGCCAGACCTTGAGCCTGCGCGCACTGCGCGTCACCGAGCCGCGGCTCAATCCGCTCACGCGTCATGCACGCTGGGTGGTAGAAGAGGCCGCGACCTGGGCGGCGGAGATCGAGCGCCGCACGAGTTGGGATGTCGCGCCGTTACTGGGCGAACAGCGTCAGCGGCTGGATACCCTGCTCAACCGGACCGTGGACCGCCGTTTCGATTTGTGGGGCAAGGTAACGGACGTCGCCGTCACCGGCGCCCGTGCCCAGTTGCAGGGGATCCTGTTGCAGACCCAGGTGCGCGGTGACCTGGAACTGCTGTTCGTGCCCTGA
- the rplT gene encoding 50S ribosomal protein L20 produces the protein MPRVKRGVTSKARHKKVLKKAKGYYGARSRTIKAARQQVMKSGQYAYRDRRVKKREFRNLWTVRINAAANELGLSYSRFINGLKKAMVQLDRKVLADIAVHDKAAFAKLVEKAKAALAA, from the coding sequence ATGCCAAGAGTCAAACGCGGCGTCACCAGCAAGGCCCGCCACAAAAAAGTCCTGAAGAAGGCCAAGGGCTATTACGGCGCCCGCAGCCGCACCATCAAGGCCGCACGCCAGCAGGTCATGAAGTCCGGCCAGTACGCCTATCGCGACCGCCGGGTCAAGAAGCGCGAGTTCCGGAATCTGTGGACGGTACGCATCAACGCCGCCGCCAACGAGCTTGGCCTGTCCTACAGCCGATTTATCAACGGCCTGAAGAAGGCCATGGTCCAGCTCGATCGCAAGGTGCTGGCAGACATCGCGGTGCACGACAAGGCCGCGTTCGCTAAGCTGGTCGAGAAGGCCAAGGCCGCTCTGGCCGCCTGA